A region from the Mucilaginibacter sp. CSA2-8R genome encodes:
- a CDS encoding histidine kinase: MGGWLLFIAYEVGFISLSTQTQLALKELVVYYALNITLFYVHALLIMPTGIASRRPYLWLPMLILAELLIYLLIKNQLDRWLSEPSITDRSSYLAIKRFLVYNTFRGIYISGIATLYWAIRRMIRFIRIAHISETEKLKVLKDKAELERDLIEAQNAHLRLQINPHFLFNTLNFIHNTYYKTAREASECIVLLAEILRFALEDQDKDGKILVSHEAEQIVNFIELNQVRYDHTLNLRFTTDGDLRRNRLIPLILLTLTENVFKHAYLKDQQHPATIHLSIDADHTLHFRTWNIKRQQSAVKRLRSLGIDNVIKRLDHYYPDQYQLTINNREDTYELHLTVHLC, translated from the coding sequence ATGGGAGGCTGGTTGCTCTTTATCGCTTATGAAGTAGGTTTCATCAGTTTGTCTACCCAAACGCAACTGGCATTGAAAGAGCTGGTCGTTTACTATGCTTTGAATATCACTTTATTCTATGTCCATGCGCTATTGATCATGCCAACGGGCATAGCAAGCAGGAGGCCTTATCTGTGGTTACCTATGCTGATCCTGGCGGAACTTCTGATCTACCTGCTGATCAAGAATCAACTCGACCGCTGGCTTTCGGAACCATCCATCACTGACCGGAGTTCTTACCTGGCCATCAAGCGTTTTCTGGTCTATAATACTTTCAGGGGAATTTATATCTCGGGAATAGCCACATTGTATTGGGCGATCCGCAGGATGATCCGATTTATCCGGATCGCTCATATCAGCGAGACGGAAAAACTCAAAGTGCTCAAAGACAAAGCAGAACTCGAACGCGATCTCATCGAAGCACAGAACGCACATTTACGATTACAGATCAACCCGCACTTCCTTTTCAACACCTTGAACTTCATACATAACACTTATTACAAGACCGCCAGAGAGGCGTCGGAGTGTATCGTACTCCTGGCGGAGATACTTCGCTTTGCACTGGAAGATCAGGATAAGGACGGTAAGATCCTGGTCAGCCATGAAGCAGAACAGATCGTCAATTTTATCGAACTCAACCAGGTACGGTATGACCATACGTTGAACCTGCGGTTCACCACCGATGGTGATCTTCGCCGTAACCGCCTGATCCCGCTCATCCTGCTTACGCTGACCGAGAACGTATTCAAGCATGCTTACCTGAAAGACCAGCAACATCCCGCCACGATCCACCTTTCTATAGACGCTGATCATACGCTGCATTTCCGGACCTGGAATATCAAACGTCAGCAAAGTGCGGTCAAGCGCCTGCGCTCGCTGGGCATTGACAATGTCATCAAGCGGCTTGATCATTATTATCCCGACCAATACCAACTAACCATAAATAACCGAGAAGATACTTATGAATTACACTTGACCGTACACTTATGCTAA
- a CDS encoding LytTR family DNA-binding domain-containing protein produces the protein MLRCYIIDDEYHSVEILISYIAQTPGLELAGYATNPLTALNDITGVHPPDVTFLDVEMPELSGMEVAGLVKPYTTVIFTTSFREFAVEAFEKEAFDFLPKPISYARFRQSISRIQRDQEKKITSQQREFFFVKSDVRGKMVKVAIKDIIYVEGAQNYIKIHLTTGNMMPYLTINEIEEYLPSTQFARIHQSFIVNNEFVKAVEPGRVILINDHSLNIGRYYKDAYLKKIKGDLLISRRKY, from the coding sequence ATGCTAAGATGCTATATCATTGATGATGAATACCACTCTGTTGAAATATTGATCAGTTACATTGCGCAAACGCCGGGGCTGGAACTGGCAGGGTATGCGACTAATCCGCTGACCGCGCTGAACGACATTACCGGCGTGCACCCGCCGGACGTGACCTTCCTGGACGTCGAGATGCCTGAACTTTCGGGGATGGAAGTGGCCGGTTTGGTAAAGCCTTACACCACGGTGATCTTTACTACTTCCTTCCGTGAATTCGCCGTGGAGGCGTTCGAGAAAGAGGCATTCGATTTCTTGCCGAAACCGATCAGCTATGCGCGTTTCCGGCAATCAATAAGCCGGATCCAACGGGATCAAGAAAAAAAGATCACCTCGCAGCAGCGAGAGTTCTTTTTTGTAAAGTCAGATGTCCGGGGAAAGATGGTCAAGGTCGCGATCAAGGATATCATCTATGTGGAAGGTGCCCAGAACTACATCAAGATACACCTGACCACGGGGAACATGATGCCTTACCTGACGATCAATGAGATCGAGGAATACTTACCCTCAACACAATTTGCCAGGATCCATCAGTCTTTTATCGTAAATAACGAATTCGTCAAGGCTGTAGAACCAGGCCGTGTGATTTTGATCAATGATCATTCCCTGAACATCGGCCGATACTATAAAGATGCTTATCTGAAGAAGATCAAAGGCGATCTGCTCATCTCCAGACGTAAGTACTAA
- a CDS encoding lantibiotic dehydratase, which produces MYQYNVYPKIFIRTPTHDYKGYKLSTDISRKHDSHLLVAFALANPIFFTLRSDQPIDTTSPKELLSYNKYINRLTFRPTPFGAFASFSVGSWGKDKSIELVSLEQAQLHLNLDQQVALQLGAKLLQERSVDDQRFSVNPTLYKMGKEYRFLTTRQVSGSSKLLFELDSFQVDKLVDRVIELCVQISPEGSAIIKLITDTIQCDLAMAQEYLSFLTDAQILVNLERPYLVGPDHLTSLLDNNTLARSPLRSNLKDLIERMKDLTIVDFNRLQDLNQELQKLLNSDISYKNYFYAGLERRVISGSLDHQYQDQIKASLEALRVLSLPSSPERLNDFIRQFEARYERRKVPLLIALDPESGINYTASGVQLIGDELLNEIVFERSATGPVTLQWTAAHRLLLRKWNALKDGDRIICITPDDIAELNEGLSDTLPTPASISVMFRVLDDHLYIESAGGISATALIGRFTLWSPEVHQIAQETAALEQKSNPEMIFAELGQLSDTHADNINRRLPVYPYEILINAPSVLPQENQLPLSDLLLSVVNGRLVLESRRLGRQIIPRLSSAYNYNRNEFAPFQLLCDLQYQGLHSNFDLDMARYFPGMGHYPRVIFGDTILYRATWSLSADDIRQLTTGPKDATLLLFDRYRQEWHWPAVISLKRHDQYLVFHLDRSEDVLFLRDCLKGSTSAVIQEFFLPVKPVVSADGKGLVDQFVAFLYRSDQIYHTVRTPSEASRQLVVRNYLLGSKWLYLKLYCQPSLANDLLAQKISPLLKKVNADRPTNWFFVRYRDSQYHIRLRIKVDEGNLGRVLTLFQKALAGDVGQHLIREYQADTYRRELERYGADMINEVEVFSGLSSALILKYIYQLQQKRTEVSYHSLAFSSVENLLEIFLPDLKDRVGFCEQMSLTFQSEFSGQRSLRIDLDRKYRDLRTDITQVLSSPDHYAKLGLLQEQQKLTNGARRFSKKIRRFGHERRIGLIADLIHMHLNRLFVDDQRRQELVVYHCLYKHSLSRLARGRSA; this is translated from the coding sequence ATGTATCAATACAATGTTTATCCAAAAATATTCATCAGAACCCCAACTCATGATTACAAAGGGTATAAACTGTCAACGGATATATCTCGGAAGCACGATTCTCATTTGCTAGTAGCATTCGCATTGGCAAATCCAATATTTTTTACTTTACGAAGTGACCAGCCAATCGATACAACATCTCCAAAAGAATTACTGAGTTATAATAAATATATCAATAGGTTAACCTTTAGGCCAACACCGTTTGGCGCTTTCGCATCCTTCTCAGTGGGTTCATGGGGTAAAGATAAGTCGATCGAATTAGTAAGCTTAGAACAAGCGCAACTGCATCTGAATTTAGACCAGCAGGTCGCTTTACAACTGGGCGCGAAGTTGCTGCAGGAGCGATCAGTTGACGACCAGCGATTCAGTGTAAATCCGACCTTGTACAAGATGGGCAAGGAATACCGTTTTTTGACAACCAGACAGGTTTCCGGAAGTAGTAAGTTACTCTTTGAGCTGGACTCGTTTCAAGTAGATAAGCTGGTCGATCGGGTTATTGAACTTTGTGTTCAAATCAGTCCTGAAGGTTCCGCGATCATCAAGCTGATCACCGACACAATTCAGTGTGATCTGGCTATGGCACAAGAGTATTTGAGCTTCTTGACCGATGCACAGATCTTGGTCAACTTAGAGCGGCCCTACCTGGTCGGTCCGGATCATCTGACCTCACTACTTGATAACAATACACTTGCCCGGTCGCCTTTGAGGTCCAATTTGAAGGATCTAATAGAAAGAATGAAGGATCTGACCATTGTTGATTTTAATCGCTTGCAGGATCTGAATCAGGAACTTCAAAAATTACTGAATAGCGATATCTCCTATAAAAATTATTTTTATGCAGGTTTGGAGCGGCGGGTGATCAGCGGCAGCCTTGATCACCAATACCAGGACCAGATCAAAGCTTCCCTGGAAGCGCTTCGCGTATTAAGTCTCCCTTCAAGCCCGGAAAGACTGAACGATTTTATTCGGCAGTTCGAGGCCCGTTATGAGCGCCGCAAGGTGCCGTTACTGATCGCCCTTGACCCGGAGTCCGGGATCAATTATACCGCTTCGGGTGTACAACTGATCGGTGATGAACTGCTCAATGAGATCGTTTTTGAACGTTCTGCAACTGGCCCGGTCACCCTCCAATGGACGGCGGCACACCGGCTGTTGCTTCGAAAGTGGAATGCTTTGAAGGACGGTGATCGTATCATCTGCATCACACCCGATGATATCGCGGAACTGAATGAAGGACTCAGTGACACACTCCCTACGCCCGCCTCAATATCGGTGATGTTCAGGGTCTTAGATGACCATCTCTATATCGAAAGTGCCGGCGGCATTTCTGCCACCGCACTGATCGGACGCTTTACCCTATGGAGCCCGGAGGTGCATCAGATCGCTCAGGAAACAGCTGCCCTGGAGCAGAAGTCGAACCCTGAGATGATCTTTGCGGAGTTAGGACAATTGTCCGATACGCATGCTGATAATATCAACCGTCGCTTGCCGGTCTATCCGTACGAGATACTTATCAATGCTCCTTCGGTTCTGCCGCAGGAAAATCAACTGCCGCTTTCTGACCTGTTGCTTTCGGTCGTGAATGGCCGCTTGGTGCTGGAATCCAGACGCCTGGGCCGGCAGATCATACCGAGATTATCTTCGGCTTACAACTATAACCGCAATGAGTTCGCACCGTTTCAATTGCTCTGCGACCTACAGTATCAGGGCCTTCACAGTAACTTTGATCTGGACATGGCGCGATACTTTCCGGGGATGGGTCATTATCCACGGGTAATATTCGGCGATACGATATTATATCGGGCCACCTGGTCACTATCCGCTGATGATATCCGGCAACTCACCACCGGCCCAAAAGATGCGACATTGTTATTGTTCGATCGTTATCGGCAGGAATGGCATTGGCCAGCCGTGATCTCGTTAAAGCGGCATGACCAGTATCTGGTCTTTCATCTCGACCGAAGCGAGGACGTCTTATTCTTACGAGACTGTTTGAAAGGTTCCACGTCGGCGGTCATACAAGAGTTCTTTCTGCCGGTAAAACCGGTCGTAAGTGCAGATGGTAAAGGTCTGGTGGATCAGTTCGTCGCTTTTTTATACCGTTCCGATCAAATTTATCATACAGTTCGAACGCCTTCGGAAGCCAGCAGACAGCTTGTCGTTCGCAACTATTTGCTGGGCAGTAAGTGGTTGTATCTGAAGCTTTATTGTCAGCCGTCCTTAGCTAATGATCTGCTCGCCCAAAAGATATCCCCTCTATTGAAGAAGGTCAATGCGGATCGACCGACCAACTGGTTCTTTGTACGATACCGGGATAGCCAGTATCATATCCGTCTCCGCATTAAAGTTGACGAAGGTAACCTGGGTCGGGTATTGACCCTCTTCCAAAAAGCTCTTGCCGGAGACGTAGGACAACACCTGATACGCGAATACCAGGCAGATACCTATAGACGGGAACTGGAGCGGTATGGTGCCGATATGATAAATGAGGTCGAAGTTTTTTCCGGCTTGAGCAGTGCGCTGATCTTAAAGTACATTTACCAGTTGCAACAAAAACGCACGGAGGTCAGTTATCACAGCTTAGCTTTCTCCAGCGTGGAAAACTTGCTTGAAATATTTCTCCCCGACCTGAAAGATAGGGTCGGCTTTTGTGAACAGATGTCGTTGACCTTTCAGTCGGAGTTTTCCGGCCAGAGATCACTTCGTATAGACCTGGACCGTAAATACCGGGACCTGAGAACGGACATAACGCAGGTCTTGTCGTCGCCTGATCACTACGCGAAACTTGGATTGCTTCAAGAACAACAAAAGCTGACAAATGGTGCACGTCGGTTCAGCAAAAAGATCAGGCGCTTTGGACACGAACGTCGGATAGGCCTGATCGCTGATCTAATACATATGCACCTGAACCGTTTATTTGTAGATGACCAGCGGCGTCAGGAATTGGTGGTCTACCATTGCTTGTACAAACATTCGCTTTCCAGGTTAGCAAGGGGCCGTTCCGCTTAG
- a CDS encoding helix-turn-helix transcriptional regulator: MKEVSRTIIGRNVKAIRLSLGFSLLKFSLATGISKASLVNVESGKNGYNLNLLDNILKFTNFTLTKLANETFKPNKNLREELLEKHKFNKDVQSYFFDQAPEIVYAIKHKLLSSDFFQSPREIREVRAYFESLGWHYKGTSISNALKRLNTQVLITAHPVKKNTFLYKSKQIM, translated from the coding sequence ATGAAAGAAGTTTCAAGGACAATTATAGGAAGGAATGTAAAAGCTATTAGATTATCGTTGGGTTTTTCTTTGCTGAAATTCTCATTGGCAACCGGGATATCGAAAGCAAGTTTAGTGAATGTCGAAAGTGGGAAAAATGGATACAACCTAAATCTATTAGATAACATCCTCAAATTCACAAACTTCACATTGACCAAATTAGCTAATGAAACATTTAAGCCTAACAAAAATTTAAGAGAAGAACTCCTTGAAAAGCATAAATTCAATAAAGACGTTCAGTCATATTTTTTCGACCAAGCTCCAGAGATCGTATATGCTATCAAGCATAAGCTTTTGTCAAGTGATTTTTTTCAGTCTCCGAGAGAGATAAGAGAAGTCAGAGCCTATTTCGAATCTCTCGGTTGGCATTACAAAGGCACTTCAATCTCAAATGCATTAAAGCGTCTTAATACGCAAGTACTTATTACCGCGCACCCTGTCAAGAAAAACACCTTCCTCTATAAGTCAAAACAAATCATGTAA
- a CDS encoding TlpA disulfide reductase family protein — MKKTILIIAMAALCLNFESSAQQSKAPTYKIGDRIPDITIKNVLNAKGSTLRLSDYRGQLLIIDFWATWCSPCVAMIPRMDSLQKQFAGKLSFLPVTTQSKETVQNFYQKFNRQRSSALKPVQVVADSQLDEMFPHRTLPHYVWIDGSSTVRAITEFNEITASHIQTFLETNQLDVQKKEDQPAIAYQNDKPLLVNGNGGDGQGLIYHSVMTGYNSGLPLQRVIQKEPNGGYKILCKNLNVLQLLATAYADQGKDYLFNLDSIKLKVRDPQKLTSNAIGMAYDQWLQSGNGYCYELIVPAALKKDAFAIMRKEMEKLFPAYAPSMQSKTEACLILQQIDPGVMSRSKGGEYRVSVDAFGADLNNAYLKQWVDQVNVQRLTTLPILDRSGIKDRIDLKISNGFKDTKVLNQELRSYGLQLIAGTRTVPLLIVEDR, encoded by the coding sequence ATGAAAAAAACTATATTGATTATAGCCATGGCCGCGCTTTGCCTAAATTTTGAGTCCTCAGCTCAACAATCAAAAGCGCCTACTTATAAGATAGGTGACCGCATACCAGATATCACGATCAAAAATGTCCTCAACGCCAAAGGATCAACATTACGACTTTCTGATTATCGCGGTCAGTTATTGATCATCGACTTTTGGGCTACCTGGTGTTCCCCATGTGTAGCCATGATCCCTAGAATGGATAGCTTACAAAAGCAATTCGCGGGAAAGTTATCCTTTCTACCGGTGACCACACAAAGCAAAGAAACCGTTCAAAACTTTTACCAGAAGTTCAACCGCCAGCGATCATCCGCCCTGAAGCCTGTACAGGTCGTTGCTGACAGCCAACTGGATGAAATGTTCCCGCACCGCACCCTTCCGCATTATGTCTGGATCGATGGCTCTTCCACCGTCAGGGCGATCACGGAATTCAATGAGATCACAGCATCGCATATCCAGACCTTTCTGGAAACCAATCAGCTGGATGTACAGAAGAAAGAAGACCAGCCCGCGATCGCCTATCAAAATGATAAGCCATTGCTCGTGAATGGTAACGGCGGCGATGGACAGGGATTGATCTACCATTCTGTAATGACGGGATATAATAGCGGCTTGCCGCTGCAACGCGTGATACAGAAAGAACCGAACGGCGGCTACAAAATATTGTGCAAGAATTTAAACGTGCTTCAACTGCTGGCCACAGCTTACGCCGATCAAGGCAAGGACTATCTATTCAACCTGGATAGTATCAAACTAAAAGTTCGTGACCCTCAAAAACTCACCTCCAATGCGATAGGCATGGCCTATGACCAATGGTTACAGTCGGGTAACGGCTATTGCTACGAACTCATCGTCCCGGCGGCGCTTAAAAAAGATGCTTTCGCCATCATGAGAAAGGAAATGGAAAAATTATTCCCTGCCTATGCACCTTCCATGCAAAGCAAGACGGAAGCCTGTCTTATCCTACAGCAGATCGACCCCGGCGTTATGTCCCGCTCAAAGGGCGGTGAATATCGCGTTTCTGTGGACGCTTTCGGTGCAGATCTCAACAATGCCTATCTCAAACAATGGGTCGATCAGGTCAATGTTCAACGGTTGACCACACTGCCCATACTTGACAGATCCGGAATAAAAGACCGGATAGACCTGAAGATCAGCAACGGCTTCAAAGATACCAAAGTATTGAACCAGGAACTTCGGAGCTATGGACTTCAGCTGATCGCAGGTACACGAACCGTCCCTTTATTGATCGTTGAAGATCGCTAA
- a CDS encoding SusC/RagA family TonB-linked outer membrane protein, with the protein MKYILFSIIFVSWSIALQAQHIINGKVLGGPDSTVLTGATIKVLPTGAGTVTNNAGAFMINAPLSSRLLIRYLGFKPLEYIVGSGQDHNLIFLLQPDPAQLKEVVISTGYQELPKERATGSFVQVDQPLLNRSVSTSVIDRLADVVPGLTFNKVGNKVSEQTAISIRGQSTLFAQTSPLIILDNYPYDGDINNINPNDVEGVTILKDAAAASIWGARAGNGVIVITTKKGRYNQATNVSFNSNVTVGQRPDAFYSPVMSVSDFIETEKTLFSKGYYNNQERNANKIALTPVVELLIAKRDGKMSAVQTDAAIEALRSKDVRKNYERYLYQPSINQQYSLSINGGSAGQKFYLSAGYDHNRNSTVGNGYERMTLDANHSYLLANKKLTINSSLFISYSNTPQNGLALSALNYATGKLLYPYASLADEQGNGLAVTHTYRDAFLRSANANGLLDWQYKPLEELSVADQRTGLQNIRTNINLKYNLATGLSAQLLYQFDQLNSNYRNLQSVASWYTRDQINRLSILNSDGSITRPVPLGGILDIRHSTTNSHNLRFQTDYYRNWTSAHQLNLLAGAEVRDIHAAGSSYRYYGYDNEHASSQPVDYISTFTSFVNPASRSNKIQNNDALTDLTDRFVSYYANGSYTYQQRYILTGSIRLDQSNLFGVSANQKGTPLYSAGLSWNISDEPFYKVNWLPSLRLRFTYGSNGNVDRTLSAYTTAFYYNASNSYLNLPYAVIANPPNPELRWERVNIANLGLDFEALNARITGMVEYYTKAGKDLIGNAPLAPQTGVAQFKGNTANTQGKGVDLTLTAKNLNGAFKWHTTYLFTWSKDIVSKYLLGSTNTSRDYLSGLYSTMPTEGKPLYGVYSYPWAGLDPATGDPQGYLNGVVSKDYGGIIAASTKDNITYHGSARPVTYGALRNTFSLGNFSVSANITYRLGYFVRLSSIQYATVLSGLGGHGDYSDRWQRPGDEQRTQIPSMPSVINTNRDNFYTYSSALVAKGDHIRLQDITASYELTRKHWRKLPFKTLRIYGYANNLGILWKAMKGDLDPDAVNGDTLPLPKTIALGLKADL; encoded by the coding sequence ATGAAATATATACTATTTTCTATCATTTTCGTTTCCTGGAGCATAGCCCTTCAGGCACAGCATATCATCAACGGTAAAGTGCTCGGCGGTCCTGACAGCACCGTACTTACCGGTGCAACGATCAAGGTCCTGCCAACCGGCGCGGGTACGGTGACCAATAATGCTGGTGCATTCATGATCAATGCGCCATTGTCAAGCAGGCTCCTGATCAGATATCTCGGGTTCAAACCCTTGGAATATATCGTAGGTTCCGGTCAAGACCACAACCTGATCTTTCTCCTGCAACCTGACCCGGCACAACTAAAGGAAGTCGTCATTTCAACCGGCTACCAGGAATTGCCCAAAGAGCGTGCGACCGGCTCATTCGTACAGGTAGACCAGCCATTACTCAACCGTAGCGTCAGTACCAGCGTGATCGATCGCTTGGCAGATGTGGTGCCGGGCCTGACCTTTAACAAAGTAGGCAATAAGGTATCGGAGCAGACGGCCATTTCCATCAGGGGACAAAGCACTCTTTTTGCGCAAACATCTCCGCTGATCATATTAGACAATTATCCATATGACGGAGATATCAACAATATCAATCCGAATGATGTAGAAGGTGTCACGATACTCAAAGATGCTGCCGCCGCCTCCATATGGGGGGCCAGGGCGGGCAACGGCGTCATTGTGATCACGACCAAAAAAGGCCGGTATAACCAGGCGACCAATGTCTCATTCAACAGCAACGTGACCGTTGGCCAAAGACCGGATGCCTTTTATTCGCCGGTGATGAGTGTGTCAGATTTCATAGAAACTGAAAAAACGCTGTTTTCCAAAGGATATTACAATAATCAGGAACGCAATGCCAATAAGATCGCATTGACCCCAGTTGTAGAACTACTGATCGCTAAGCGTGATGGAAAGATGAGCGCCGTTCAAACGGATGCAGCCATAGAGGCGTTAAGGTCAAAAGATGTCCGGAAAAACTACGAACGATACCTGTATCAGCCATCCATCAACCAACAATACAGCTTAAGTATCAACGGTGGATCCGCCGGACAGAAGTTTTATTTGTCTGCCGGCTACGATCATAACCGTAACAGCACCGTTGGCAACGGATATGAACGGATGACCCTGGATGCTAATCACAGTTACTTATTGGCCAATAAAAAACTGACGATCAATTCCAGTCTATTCATTTCCTACAGCAACACTCCTCAAAACGGCCTTGCTCTTTCCGCATTGAATTATGCTACCGGAAAATTACTTTACCCGTATGCAAGCCTGGCCGATGAACAAGGCAACGGATTAGCGGTCACACATACTTACCGTGATGCCTTCCTGCGATCCGCAAATGCGAACGGTTTACTGGACTGGCAATACAAACCATTAGAAGAACTCTCCGTAGCAGATCAGCGTACGGGTCTTCAGAACATCCGAACGAATATCAATCTGAAATACAATTTAGCGACAGGCTTGAGTGCTCAACTACTATATCAGTTCGATCAACTTAACTCGAATTATCGGAATCTACAATCTGTAGCCAGCTGGTATACCCGCGATCAGATCAACAGGCTTTCGATCCTGAACAGTGACGGCAGTATCACCCGGCCCGTTCCCTTAGGGGGGATCCTAGACATCAGGCACAGTACTACCAACAGCCATAACCTCCGCTTTCAAACGGATTACTATCGGAACTGGACATCTGCGCATCAGCTCAACCTGCTTGCCGGGGCTGAGGTACGTGATATTCACGCCGCCGGGAGCAGTTACCGTTATTACGGCTATGATAATGAGCATGCCAGCAGCCAGCCTGTCGACTACATCAGTACGTTCACTTCATTCGTCAATCCGGCATCCAGAAGTAACAAGATACAGAACAACGATGCGTTGACCGATCTGACCGACCGCTTTGTTTCCTATTATGCCAACGGTTCGTATACCTACCAGCAACGCTATATTCTGACGGGCAGTATTCGGCTCGATCAGAGTAATCTGTTCGGCGTGTCGGCCAATCAAAAAGGCACCCCGCTTTATTCGGCAGGACTGAGCTGGAATATCAGTGATGAACCGTTCTATAAAGTGAACTGGTTGCCATCGCTTCGCCTGCGTTTTACCTATGGCAGCAACGGGAATGTCGACCGCACACTTTCGGCTTACACGACGGCATTCTATTACAATGCAAGCAATTCGTACCTCAATTTGCCTTATGCAGTGATCGCTAATCCACCCAATCCGGAACTGCGTTGGGAAAGAGTGAATATCGCCAACTTAGGTCTTGATTTCGAAGCACTGAACGCCAGGATAACCGGTATGGTCGAGTACTACACCAAAGCGGGTAAGGACCTGATCGGCAATGCACCGCTGGCACCGCAGACCGGTGTGGCCCAGTTCAAAGGAAATACGGCGAATACGCAGGGGAAAGGTGTCGATCTTACGCTAACGGCTAAGAATCTAAATGGTGCTTTCAAATGGCATACCACTTACCTGTTCACTTGGTCCAAAGATATCGTCAGTAAATACCTGCTTGGATCGACGAACACCTCGCGTGATTATCTTTCAGGCCTCTACAGTACGATGCCGACCGAAGGCAAGCCCCTTTACGGTGTTTACAGTTATCCATGGGCCGGTCTTGATCCGGCGACCGGAGACCCACAGGGATATCTGAACGGCGTCGTAAGTAAAGACTATGGTGGAATCATTGCAGCCTCAACGAAGGACAATATCACTTACCATGGCTCGGCTCGCCCGGTAACTTACGGTGCATTGCGTAACACCTTTTCCTTGGGTAATTTTTCCGTCTCAGCCAATATCACTTATCGATTGGGCTATTTCGTGCGCCTGTCTTCCATTCAATATGCTACGGTGCTGTCAGGACTTGGCGGGCATGGAGACTATAGTGATCGCTGGCAACGACCCGGCGATGAACAACGAACGCAAATCCCGTCGATGCCTTCAGTGATCAATACTAACCGCGATAATTTTTATACCTATTCTTCAGCACTTGTAGCGAAGGGAGACCATATCCGTTTACAGGATATTACCGCATCTTATGAACTGACACGGAAGCATTGGCGAAAACTTCCTTTCAAAACTTTGCGCATTTACGGCTATGCTAATAATCTCGGTATCCTGTGGAAAGCGATGAAAGGTGACCTAGACCCTGATGCCGTGAACGGCGATACGCTACCGTTACCTAAGACCATTGCCTTGGGACTCAAAGCTGACCTTTAA